The Herbiconiux sp. A18JL235 region GCCAGATTGACGGTCGGGCCCATCGCGTGGGTCAGATCGCCACCCGTGTGCACCGGGATCGCCGTCACACCCGTGAGACCGTTCGCCGGGTACCGGTCGAGGAAGGCCTTCAGGAGGCCGGTGTAGCTGGCCTTGTAGGTGGGCGAGGCGAACACCGCGAGGTCGCTCTCCGCGACCCGGGCGTTCAGTGCCGCCATCCCCTCCGACGGCCACGCGAAGATCTCGGCCGTGTGATCGGCCAGATCGATGATCTCGAGGTCGTACGTCCCGGGTGCGAGCAGTTTCTCGACCAGGGTCTCGGCGACCTTGAGGGTGCGCGACTTCGGCTTGGGGTTGCCGACGACGATCGTTGCTTTCAGTGCCATGATGCGTGCTTCTCACTTCATACCGATTGACAGGAAATGAGAGGATGCGGGGCCTGGGGAGATTCCGACATCTCTCTCACACACCACCGAGATTTTGTGGCCCGGTGGGCCCGCAACGGCTTACGTTGCCCTTCCAGTATCGCCGCCGATGGTTACACGCGTGTTTCGCCGTGTAACTTTTCGACGATTCCGCACCGTCGCGCCTCGCGGCCGCCCCGTCAGCCGTGCAGCGCGGGCACCAGCTCCCCGAGCGGCGTGAAGCCGAAGCGCGGGAAAGCCTCGGCGGTGCCGGCGTGCGTGAGCCGCCCGTCGACCGTCGACACCGCGGGCGCCAGCGCCGGGGTCGACTCGACGGCGGCGCGCCAGCCCAGGTCGGCGAGCCGCACCACGTAGGGCAGAGTCGCGTTCGTGAGGGCGGCGGTGGACGTCGCCGAGACCGCGCCGGGCATGTTGGCGACGCAGTAGAAGATGGAGTTCTCGACCAGGTAGGTGGGGTCGTCGTGGGTGGTGGGCCGCGAGTCTTCGAAGCATCCGCCCTGGTCGATGGCGATGTCGACGAGCACCGAGCCCGGCTTCATGCGCGACACCAGCTCGTGCGACACGAGCTTCGGGGCCTTGGCGCCCGGCACCAGCACCGCGCCGATCACGAGGTCGGCCTCGAGCACCGAGCGCTCGACCTCGAAGGCGTTCGAGACGACGGTCTTCACGCGGCCCGCGTAGACCTCGTCGAGGTGCCGCAGCCGCGGAATGCTGAGGTCGAGCACCGTCACGTCGGCGCCCGCCGCGACGGCCTGCTGCACGGCGTTCTCGCCCGCCATGCCGCCGCCGATCACCACGACCTTCGCCGGGCGCACTCCGGGCACACCGCCGAGCAGCACCCCGCGGCCGCCCTGCGACCCCATGAGGTGGTAGCTGCCCACCATCACGCTGAGCCGGCCGGCGACCTCGCTCATCGGGGCGAGCAGCGGGAGGCTGCCATCGGCGAGCTGCACGGTCTCGTACGCGATGGCGGTCGCCTTCGACTCGAGCAGGGCCTCGACCAAGGGCTCGGCGGCAGCGAGGTGGAGGTAGGTGAAGATGAGCTGCCCCTCGCGCAGCCTGCCGTATTCGGGGGCGATGGGCTCCTTCACCTTCACGATCATCTCGGCACCCCAGACGGTGTCGAGGTCGACGACGGATGCTCCTGCCGCCTGGTACTCGTCGTCGCCGATCGCCGCACCCACGCCGGCACCGCGTTCGACGAGCACGGTGTGGCCGTGCCTGACGAGCTCGAACACCCCGGAGGGGGTCATGGCCACACGGAACTCGTTGTTCTTGGTCTCTTTCGGCACTCCGATGATCATCGGGGGTCTCCTCGTGGTGGGTGGGCGCCTTCGCTGTTTCTGGGGGAAATTATCGGGATGATTCCGACCGGTGTCACGCATCCCGAATATAATTCGGTGATGCCGCACTGGTGGCCTCTCGATTCGGCAAGGAGTCACCGTGGTCGCCATCGACGAAATCGACGAGCGCATCGTCTGGGAGCTCTGCCGCGAGGCCCGGCTGCCGAACAAGGAACTAGCCGAGCGGGTGGGCATCGCGCCGTCGACCTGCCTGGTGCGGGTGCGGGCGCTGGTGCAGAACGGGGTGCTGCGGTCGTTCCACGCGCAGCCCGACTGGGCATCGCTCGGGCTGCCGATCGAGGCCATCGTCGCCGTGCGGCTCAAGGCGCAGGCCCGGGCGCAGATCAAGACCTACGCGCAGCGTGTCGTGACACTGCCGAACGTGCTCAACGTGTTCTTCCTGGGCGGCGCCGACGACTTCCTCATCCACGTGGCGTGCACCTCCACCGGGCAGCTGCGCGACTTCGTGGCCACCGAGCTCAGCATGGACAGCTCGGTGGCCTCCACGCAGACGAACATCATCTTCGACCACCTCATCGGCGTGCAGAACATGGCGTCTGGGGCGTCGTGGGCCGATGTGCGGGAGGCGGTGTCGGCGCACTGACCGCGCGCGGGGCGGTGCGCACAGCCTCTCGCATTGTCTGACGATCAGACGGTACCGTGGTGGTGGGCGCGCGACGGCGCACGCCCGGGCGGGAGTGGGTCATGGCCGAAAACTCGGGAACGGATGCGTCGGCTCCGGTCGCGATCGTCACGGGAGCAGCATCCGGGGTCGGCTTCGAGACCGTGGGGAGGTTCCGCGCGCGGGGCACGCGGGTCGTCGCGGTCGATGCCGATGCCGACGCCGTCGCCCTCTTCGCCGACGATGCCGGCGTCGACGTGGTGGTGGGCGACGTCGCCGAGCCGACGACGGCGGAGCGGGCGGTCGCCGCCGCACTCGACGGTTTCGGGCGGATCGACGTGCTGGTCAACAACGCGGCGCGCTTCCTGCTCAGGCCGATCGTCGAGACCTCGCTCGACGACTGGGACTCGCTGATGGCCACCAACGCCCGCGGCGTCTTCCTGTTCTCGCGCGCCGTACTGCCCGCGATGACGGCGCAGGGCGGCGGGTCGATCGTGAACGTCTCCTCGATCTCGGGACTCGTCGGCCTCTCGAACCAGGTCGCCTACGGTGCGACGAAGGGAGCGATCGTCGCGTTCAGCAAGGCCCTCGCCATCGAGGTCGCGGCATCGGGTGTGCGGGTGAACGTCGTGGCACCCGGCACCGTCGACACCCCGTTCGTGCGGGTGCCGGTGCAGGCCCTTCCCGATCCCGAGGCGACGATGCGGGAGATCGCGGCGACGCATCCGCTGCAGCGCATCGCGCACCCCGCCGAGGTCGCCGACGCCATCGCCTACCTCGCCTCCCCCGAAGCCTCCTTCGTCACGGGCGTGGTGCTCCCCGTCGACGGCGGCTACACGGCGCAGTAGGCCCGCCGGGCGGCGCGCTGCCGCCGGATGCGCCGGTGCCGGCACCGGTCAGCGTGGGGCGAAGGCGCTGTGGAACAGCCCCCAAGCGCGGCGGGCCGTCTCGGGCCGTCGTTCCTCGGGCACCCGGGCGAGCGCCGACGCGAGCATCGACACGGCGAGCGCCACGTCGTCGACGGTGACGTCGGAACGGATGCGCCCCTCCGACTTCTCGCGCTGCACGACCGTGGCGATCACCGACTGCAGCCGATCGCCGAGGGGCACGACCCTCGGGTCGCCGATGTCGGCGGTGATCAGCTCGATCAGCGCCTTCGACACCAGTGCCTGGGCGATGACGAGGTCGAGCAGATCGTCGAGGCTCGACCCCGGGCGCTCGGCGAGCACCTCCAGCTCGCCGATGTTCTCGTCGAACACCGCCACGGCGAGCGCGACGCGGTCGGGGAAGTGGCGGTACAGACTCCCCTGCCCCACGCCCGCGCGCTTCGCCACCGCGTTCAGCGGGGCGGCGTAGCCCTCGGCGCCGAACACCTCGCGGGCGGCGGCGATGAGCGCGCGGCGATTGCCGGCCGCCGCGCTCGGGCCGCGATTGGCTTTCGGAACGTCGGACACGCACGGTAGCCTACAAGCGGACACTGTTGTCCGGTTGTAGTCCGTCGGTGGCCGACACCGATCACCCGACCCCGACCGCTCCGCCCCGACACCCGACCCCGATCAGGAGAACACTCCATGGCCTCGCCCACCCCCCTCAGCGCAGACTCTTCCATCGCCACCTGGCTCGACGACCCCATCGGCGGCCCCGTGCTCCGCGGCCTGCTCGCCCAGTCGGGGCAGAGCGCGGAGGTCTTCCGCCCGGTGCGCCGCCTCGCCCTCAAGCGGCTCGTCAAGCTGAGCAAGGGGCAGTTCACCCAAGAGATCATCGACGGGATGCTCGTCCAGGTCGCC contains the following coding sequences:
- a CDS encoding NADPH-dependent FMN reductase, whose amino-acid sequence is MALKATIVVGNPKPKSRTLKVAETLVEKLLAPGTYDLEIIDLADHTAEIFAWPSEGMAALNARVAESDLAVFASPTYKASYTGLLKAFLDRYPANGLTGVTAIPVHTGGDLTHAMGPTVNLAPLLVELGAVVPGRGFYFVAGQMDHLDELVEQAAAEYAANLARLATVAGATRAAAASLSAPVA
- the ald gene encoding alanine dehydrogenase, with translation MIIGVPKETKNNEFRVAMTPSGVFELVRHGHTVLVERGAGVGAAIGDDEYQAAGASVVDLDTVWGAEMIVKVKEPIAPEYGRLREGQLIFTYLHLAAAEPLVEALLESKATAIAYETVQLADGSLPLLAPMSEVAGRLSVMVGSYHLMGSQGGRGVLLGGVPGVRPAKVVVIGGGMAGENAVQQAVAAGADVTVLDLSIPRLRHLDEVYAGRVKTVVSNAFEVERSVLEADLVIGAVLVPGAKAPKLVSHELVSRMKPGSVLVDIAIDQGGCFEDSRPTTHDDPTYLVENSIFYCVANMPGAVSATSTAALTNATLPYVVRLADLGWRAAVESTPALAPAVSTVDGRLTHAGTAEAFPRFGFTPLGELVPALHG
- a CDS encoding Lrp/AsnC family transcriptional regulator, translated to MVAIDEIDERIVWELCREARLPNKELAERVGIAPSTCLVRVRALVQNGVLRSFHAQPDWASLGLPIEAIVAVRLKAQARAQIKTYAQRVVTLPNVLNVFFLGGADDFLIHVACTSTGQLRDFVATELSMDSSVASTQTNIIFDHLIGVQNMASGASWADVREAVSAH
- a CDS encoding SDR family NAD(P)-dependent oxidoreductase; translated protein: MAENSGTDASAPVAIVTGAASGVGFETVGRFRARGTRVVAVDADADAVALFADDAGVDVVVGDVAEPTTAERAVAAALDGFGRIDVLVNNAARFLLRPIVETSLDDWDSLMATNARGVFLFSRAVLPAMTAQGGGSIVNVSSISGLVGLSNQVAYGATKGAIVAFSKALAIEVAASGVRVNVVAPGTVDTPFVRVPVQALPDPEATMREIAATHPLQRIAHPAEVADAIAYLASPEASFVTGVVLPVDGGYTAQ
- a CDS encoding TetR family transcriptional regulator translates to MSDVPKANRGPSAAAGNRRALIAAAREVFGAEGYAAPLNAVAKRAGVGQGSLYRHFPDRVALAVAVFDENIGELEVLAERPGSSLDDLLDLVIAQALVSKALIELITADIGDPRVVPLGDRLQSVIATVVQREKSEGRIRSDVTVDDVALAVSMLASALARVPEERRPETARRAWGLFHSAFAPR